From the Deinococcus carri genome, one window contains:
- a CDS encoding CHAD domain-containing protein, with protein sequence MSKRSQAAQRLRPLWDELRAGDPQAVHEARKLTRRAQAELRVAEAGGKTERAWRDLRRAAAPLRDHDVAGGHLRDALVELSVPEETLAYFDRIWADRRAALLAGTTWPGRPPAFDLSRGWKGRARRLVQKDGRKLRREGEAALASGDPEQWHAWRKRLKRYRYTLALLEEVPPALTGTLEALGRLQDAEVVLGLLHADPDLLRYERARLIAREEVARQAAREQVRELFPALAAQLSEPDRQAQEQAGA encoded by the coding sequence ATGAGCAAACGCAGTCAGGCGGCGCAGCGGCTCAGGCCCCTGTGGGACGAACTGCGCGCAGGCGACCCGCAGGCCGTCCACGAGGCCCGCAAGCTGACGCGGCGCGCCCAGGCCGAGCTGCGCGTGGCGGAGGCAGGGGGCAAAACCGAGCGGGCCTGGCGCGACCTGCGCCGCGCCGCGGCCCCTCTGCGCGACCACGACGTGGCGGGCGGGCACCTGCGGGACGCCCTGGTCGAGCTGAGTGTGCCCGAAGAAACACTGGCCTACTTCGACCGCATCTGGGCCGACCGTCGGGCGGCGCTGCTGGCCGGGACCACCTGGCCCGGACGCCCGCCCGCCTTTGACCTGAGCCGTGGCTGGAAGGGCCGGGCACGGCGGCTGGTGCAAAAGGACGGCCGGAAACTGCGGCGCGAGGGGGAAGCCGCGCTGGCGAGCGGGGACCCCGAACAGTGGCACGCCTGGCGCAAACGCCTCAAGCGCTACCGCTACACCCTGGCCCTGCTGGAGGAGGTGCCGCCCGCCCTGACCGGGACGCTGGAGGCCCTGGGCCGCCTTCAGGACGCCGAGGTAGTGCTGGGCCTGCTGCACGCCGACCCCGACCTCCTGCGCTACGAGCGCGCCCGCCTGATCGCCCGCGAGGAGGTGGCGCGCCAGGCGGCGCGGGAGCAGGTGCGCGAGCTGTTCCCGGCGCTGGCGGCGCAGCTTTCCGAACCCGACCGGCAGGCCCAGGAGCAGGCCGGGGCGTGA
- a CDS encoding metallophosphoesterase: MTRPVVIIPDLHGRADLLAEAVAHIEATLGPQAHLLSLGDTLDRGPQSLASAELLLDLHRRGRATLLMGNHERMAQEGLQWYRQYLTSGELADYRRAMEGLQWWMGNGGQSVRREAGTLTLEQFPPVLAEYLDTLVRVVYVTEDGELHRTLPGEPSVLVAHASPPVKHPQYPSPESAALWLRPFEGPFPLPEGVTYSVHGHTPVRVPVRLGRHLYLDLGAYETGRLALLTVHVTGRPEVTVLEGPGNPGAARRFPSFGEPLTTRTISLTGRRA, translated from the coding sequence ATGACCCGCCCCGTCGTCATCATCCCCGACCTGCACGGGCGGGCCGACCTGCTGGCGGAGGCCGTGGCCCACATCGAGGCGACGCTGGGGCCGCAGGCGCACCTGCTCAGCCTGGGGGACACGCTCGACCGCGGACCGCAGAGCCTCGCCAGCGCGGAGTTGCTGCTCGACCTGCACCGCCGGGGGCGCGCCACCCTCCTGATGGGCAACCACGAGCGTATGGCGCAGGAGGGGTTGCAGTGGTACCGCCAGTACCTCACCTCGGGGGAGCTGGCCGACTACCGCCGCGCGATGGAGGGCCTTCAGTGGTGGATGGGCAACGGCGGCCAGAGCGTGCGCCGCGAGGCGGGCACCCTGACGCTGGAGCAGTTTCCGCCCGTGCTGGCCGAGTACCTCGACACCCTGGTGCGGGTGGTGTACGTGACGGAGGACGGCGAGCTGCACCGGACGCTGCCCGGGGAACCCAGCGTGCTGGTCGCCCACGCCAGCCCCCCGGTGAAGCACCCCCAGTACCCCAGCCCCGAGTCGGCGGCGCTGTGGCTGCGGCCCTTCGAGGGTCCCTTCCCACTGCCCGAGGGCGTGACCTACAGCGTTCACGGGCATACCCCCGTGCGCGTGCCGGTGCGGCTGGGCCGGCATCTGTACCTGGACCTGGGGGCCTACGAGACGGGCCGCCTCGCCCTGCTGACCGTCCACGTGACCGGGCGGCCCGAGGTGACGGTGCTGGAGGGGCCGGGCAATCCGGGGGCCGCCCGCCGGTTTCCCAGCTTCGGTGAACCCCTGACCACCCGGACCATTTCCCTGACGGGGAGGCGAGCATGA
- a CDS encoding metallophosphoesterase, with amino-acid sequence MSTASPSPHLTRRRLLRGLLGGGLAAGALGGAGWAQAARFGTVRESRRLPGLQAPLRVAFLTDLHYGLYVFAGRVRAWVDAANAARPDLILLGGDFLDTRAGADPAPLLTELARLRAPLGVYGVWGNHDYGSFGQEEVGQDWPAHRQNLTAAFARAGIAVLRNTGQAVRPDLWVGGVDDFICGQPDAAAALSGAGERATLLLSHNPDLLPELPGPVGLVLCGHTHGGQIRLPLLGAPVVPSRYGQRYAMGWVTGAYGTPAYVSRGLGTSGLPFRNLCEPELTLLTLLPG; translated from the coding sequence ATGAGCACCGCTTCCCCCTCCCCGCACCTCACCCGTCGCCGGCTGCTGCGTGGCCTGCTGGGCGGCGGGCTGGCGGCCGGGGCGCTGGGCGGCGCGGGCTGGGCGCAGGCGGCCCGCTTCGGCACCGTGCGCGAGTCGCGGCGGCTGCCGGGGCTGCAAGCGCCGCTGCGGGTGGCTTTTCTGACCGACCTGCACTACGGCCTGTACGTCTTCGCGGGCCGGGTGCGGGCCTGGGTGGACGCGGCCAACGCCGCACGCCCCGACCTGATCCTGCTCGGCGGGGACTTTCTGGACACCCGCGCCGGGGCGGACCCCGCGCCGCTGCTGACCGAACTCGCGCGGCTGCGGGCACCGCTGGGCGTCTACGGGGTGTGGGGCAACCACGATTACGGCAGCTTCGGGCAGGAGGAGGTGGGGCAGGACTGGCCGGCCCACCGCCAGAACCTCACCGCCGCCTTTGCCCGCGCGGGCATCGCGGTGCTGCGCAACACCGGGCAGGCCGTGCGCCCCGACCTATGGGTGGGCGGCGTGGACGACTTCATCTGCGGCCAGCCGGACGCCGCCGCCGCTCTCTCGGGGGCCGGGGAGCGGGCCACGCTGCTGCTGAGCCACAACCCCGACCTCCTCCCCGAGCTGCCCGGCCCGGTGGGGCTGGTCCTGTGCGGCCACACGCACGGCGGCCAGATCCGGCTGCCCCTGCTGGGTGCCCCGGTGGTGCCCAGCCGCTACGGCCAGCGCTACGCGATGGGCTGGGTCACGGGTGCCTATGGCACGCCCGCCTACGTCAGCCGGGGCCTGGGCACCAGCGGGCTGCCCTTTCGCAACCTGTGCGAGCCGGAACTTACCCTGCTGACCCTGCTGCCGGGATAG
- a CDS encoding HD-GYP domain-containing protein translates to MDRPFSGEHETLQALSLQLTRLGLTAPDLGSAMQPVLDALVSQTAAIGAGYFQLQDTSLAYHARAASGELPEGPLMEALLAHGLSPEVPLVRLLQDSDSVLFFEDTRAAPAAAGFPELGVLALTAAPVHDQRGRLVGTLLTHVFTPHAWTPEERHLVRTVTGLLTLLAARLDAEEREREAHESALRALGLMLEARDAETHGHTDRVTALALRLGEALGLDRAALRDLRWGAYLHDIGKIGMPDAILHHPGHLDTGSRARMQAHVTEGARLAGQLSFLPRAALDVIAAHHECWDGSGYPHGLAGDAIPLHARIFAVCDVYDALTSVRPYKPAWTHAEAAAHLEKCSGTHFDPAVVAALLGVLEQDRGAGRPIPAAGSAG, encoded by the coding sequence ATGGACCGCCCCTTCTCCGGAGAGCACGAGACTCTCCAGGCCCTGTCCCTCCAGCTCACCCGCCTGGGTCTGACGGCACCCGACCTGGGCAGCGCGATGCAGCCCGTGCTGGACGCGCTGGTGAGCCAGACGGCGGCGATAGGGGCGGGCTACTTCCAGTTGCAGGACACCTCGCTGGCCTACCACGCGCGGGCGGCCAGCGGCGAGCTGCCCGAGGGACCGCTGATGGAGGCGCTGCTGGCCCACGGCCTGTCGCCCGAGGTGCCACTGGTGCGCCTCCTGCAAGACTCCGACTCGGTGCTGTTTTTCGAGGACACCCGCGCGGCCCCGGCGGCGGCGGGCTTTCCCGAGCTGGGCGTGCTGGCGCTGACCGCCGCGCCCGTCCACGACCAGCGCGGGCGGCTGGTGGGCACGCTGCTGACGCACGTCTTCACGCCGCACGCCTGGACGCCGGAGGAGCGGCACCTGGTCCGCACCGTCACCGGCCTGCTGACGCTGCTGGCCGCCCGCCTGGACGCCGAGGAGCGCGAGCGCGAGGCCCACGAGAGTGCGCTGCGTGCCCTGGGCCTGATGTTGGAAGCCCGGGACGCCGAGACGCACGGCCACACCGACCGGGTCACGGCGCTGGCGCTGCGGCTGGGGGAGGCGCTGGGCCTGGACCGCGCGGCGTTGCGCGACCTGCGCTGGGGAGCCTACCTGCACGACATCGGCAAGATCGGCATGCCCGACGCCATCCTGCACCACCCCGGCCACCTGGACACGGGCAGCCGGGCGCGGATGCAGGCACACGTCACCGAGGGTGCGCGGCTGGCCGGGCAGCTTTCCTTTCTGCCCCGCGCCGCGCTCGACGTGATCGCCGCGCACCACGAATGCTGGGACGGCAGCGGCTACCCCCACGGCCTGGCCGGGGACGCCATTCCCCTGCACGCCCGCATTTTCGCCGTGTGCGACGTGTACGACGCCCTCACCAGCGTCCGCCCCTACAAACCGGCCTGGACGCACGCGGAGGCCGCCGCGCACCTGGAGAAGTGCAGCGGCACCCACTTCGACCCGGCCGTCGTGGCCGCGCTGCTCGGCGTGCTGGAGCAGGACCGGGGTGCGGGCCGCCCTATCCCGGCAGCAGGGTCAGCAGGGTAA
- the glyA gene encoding serine hydroxymethyltransferase — MTTAEPSITGQAAVRDTAVFDLIQQEAERQRVGLELIASENFCSAEVRAAQGSVLTNKYAEGYPGKRWYGGCEVVDEVERLAIGRARELFGAEWANVQPHSGSSANLAVYNALLEPGDTVLGMDLSHGGHLTHGSPVNFSGMRYRIVGYQVNPETELIDMEEVRRLAHEHQPRMIIAGASAYSRTIDFAAFRQIADEVGALLFADIAHIAGLIAAGVHPNALPHAHVVASTTHKTLRGPRGGIILSNDPEIGAKIDRAVFPGYQGGPLEHVIAAKAVAFGEALQPEFREYAAQIIRNAQALAGAFQERGYRVVSGGTDNHLFVLDLRPQGLNGTKATRRLDANDITISKSTLPFDTEKILHGGGIRIGTPAVTTRGMKEADMQTVADLIDRALKGEDVKAAVHAFAGGFPIP, encoded by the coding sequence ATGACCACCGCCGAGCCGTCCATCACCGGGCAGGCCGCCGTGCGCGACACGGCCGTCTTCGACCTGATTCAGCAGGAGGCCGAGCGCCAGCGCGTGGGCCTGGAACTGATCGCCTCCGAGAACTTTTGCAGCGCCGAGGTGCGCGCCGCGCAGGGCAGCGTGCTGACCAACAAGTACGCGGAGGGCTACCCCGGCAAGCGCTGGTACGGCGGCTGCGAGGTGGTGGACGAGGTCGAGCGCCTCGCCATCGGGCGTGCCCGGGAACTGTTCGGGGCCGAGTGGGCCAACGTGCAGCCGCACTCGGGCAGCAGCGCGAACCTGGCCGTCTACAACGCGCTGCTCGAACCCGGCGACACCGTGCTGGGCATGGACCTCTCGCACGGCGGGCACCTGACGCACGGCAGCCCGGTGAACTTCTCGGGGATGCGTTACCGGATCGTCGGCTACCAGGTGAATCCCGAGACCGAACTGATCGACATGGAAGAAGTGCGCCGCCTCGCGCACGAGCACCAGCCGAGGATGATCATCGCAGGGGCGAGCGCCTACAGCCGCACGATTGACTTCGCCGCCTTCCGCCAGATCGCGGACGAGGTGGGAGCGCTGCTGTTCGCGGACATCGCGCATATCGCGGGCCTGATCGCGGCGGGCGTGCATCCCAACGCGCTGCCGCACGCGCACGTGGTCGCCAGCACCACCCACAAGACCCTCAGAGGCCCGCGCGGGGGCATCATCCTCAGCAACGACCCCGAGATCGGCGCGAAGATCGACCGGGCCGTCTTCCCCGGCTACCAGGGCGGGCCGCTCGAACACGTGATCGCCGCCAAGGCCGTCGCGTTCGGGGAGGCGCTCCAGCCCGAGTTCCGGGAGTACGCCGCGCAGATCATCCGCAACGCGCAGGCGCTGGCCGGGGCCTTTCAGGAGCGGGGCTACCGGGTGGTGTCGGGGGGCACCGACAACCACCTCTTCGTGCTCGACCTGCGCCCCCAGGGCCTCAACGGCACCAAGGCCACCCGGCGGCTCGACGCCAACGACATCACCATCAGCAAGTCCACCCTCCCTTTTGATACCGAAAAGATTCTGCACGGCGGCGGCATCCGCATCGGTACGCCCGCCGTCACCACACGCGGCATGAAGGAGGCGGACATGCAGACCGTCGCGGACCTGATCGACCGTGCCCTGAAGGGTGAGGACGTGAAGGCGGCAGTTCACGCCTTTGCCGGGGGCTTCCCCATTCCCTGA
- a CDS encoding potassium/proton antiporter — protein MGEVHAEVYLLVAGVLLLVSLVVSRLGGRLGIPGLLLFLGVGMLAGTDGLGIQFSDYRFAQVLGTVALCFILFQGGLTTHWGETRPVIRRGLSLATLGVLITAGVMATFAHFALGWPWLAGWLLGAVVSSTDASAVFSVLKERALGLKGDVAPLLEFESGGNDPMAVFLTLGILELIAHPGMGVLDIVPLFVRQMLIGALAGAVLGRAALWLLNRLQLQFEGLYSVLSLALALTIFSGAAVAGGSGFLAIYIAGVILGNADFIHKRSLLAFHDGLAWLMQVAMFLTLGLLVNPRELLPTAGLALACALVLVFAARPISVYLSLAASPMPLNQKTMVAWVGLRGAVPIVLATFPLLAGVPQAQMLFNVVFFIVLTSVLLQGTTLTLVARLLGLREALPVPSVNPITYTPTGHSKNAMVEVEVQRGSDADGQRIVDLHLPPEALVILIHRGGEFLIPKGATRLEAGDSLQVLAREDELREVRRRLGT, from the coding sequence ATGGGTGAGGTTCACGCGGAGGTCTATCTGCTGGTGGCCGGGGTGCTGCTGCTGGTGAGCCTGGTGGTCAGCCGGCTGGGCGGGCGGCTGGGCATTCCGGGACTGCTGCTGTTTCTGGGCGTGGGGATGCTGGCGGGGACCGACGGGCTGGGCATCCAGTTCAGCGACTACCGCTTCGCGCAGGTGCTGGGCACGGTGGCGCTGTGTTTCATCCTGTTTCAGGGCGGGCTGACCACCCACTGGGGCGAGACGCGCCCCGTGATCCGGCGCGGCCTGAGCCTGGCGACGCTGGGCGTGCTGATCACGGCGGGCGTGATGGCGACCTTCGCGCATTTCGCCCTGGGGTGGCCCTGGCTGGCGGGCTGGCTGCTGGGCGCGGTGGTCAGCAGCACCGACGCCTCGGCGGTCTTCAGCGTGCTCAAGGAGCGGGCGCTGGGCCTGAAGGGCGACGTGGCCCCGCTGCTGGAGTTCGAGTCGGGCGGCAACGACCCGATGGCCGTCTTTCTGACGTTGGGGATTCTGGAGCTGATCGCGCATCCCGGTATGGGCGTACTGGACATCGTGCCGCTGTTTGTGCGGCAGATGCTGATCGGCGCGCTGGCGGGCGCGGTGCTGGGCCGCGCGGCGCTGTGGCTGCTCAACCGCCTGCAACTCCAGTTCGAGGGGCTGTACTCGGTCCTCAGCCTGGCACTGGCGCTCACCATCTTCAGCGGGGCGGCGGTGGCGGGGGGCAGCGGCTTTCTGGCGATCTATATCGCGGGCGTGATTCTGGGCAATGCCGACTTCATCCACAAGCGCAGCCTGCTGGCCTTTCACGACGGGCTGGCGTGGCTGATGCAGGTGGCGATGTTCCTCACGCTGGGGCTGCTGGTCAACCCGCGCGAGCTGCTGCCGACGGCGGGGCTGGCGCTGGCCTGCGCGCTGGTGCTGGTCTTCGCAGCGCGCCCCATCAGCGTGTACCTCAGCCTGGCGGCCTCCCCCATGCCGCTGAACCAGAAGACGATGGTGGCCTGGGTGGGCCTGCGCGGGGCGGTGCCGATCGTGCTGGCGACCTTTCCGCTGCTGGCGGGCGTGCCGCAGGCGCAGATGCTCTTCAACGTGGTGTTCTTTATCGTGCTGACCAGCGTGCTGCTCCAGGGCACCACCCTGACCCTGGTGGCCCGCCTGCTGGGGCTGCGCGAAGCCCTGCCCGTGCCCAGCGTGAACCCCATCACCTACACCCCCACCGGCCACAGCAAGAACGCGATGGTGGAGGTCGAGGTGCAGCGGGGCAGCGACGCCGACGGCCAGCGCATCGTGGACCTGCACCTGCCCCCCGAGGCCCTGGTGATCCTGATCCACCGCGGCGGCGAGTTCCTGATTCCCAAGGGCGCAACCCGCCTGGAGGCGGGCGACAGCCTTCAAGTCCTGGCCCGCGAGGACGAACTGCGCGAGGTACGGCGGCGGCTGGGAACGTGA
- a CDS encoding lamin tail domain-containing protein, translated as MTSRRRLPALLTLALTLAACGAVPQAGPEAARPVLAPLAAAGEPVINELYYDAPSTDTGTFIELRGPAGKSLSGYTLAAYDTAGTQYRTITLSGTIPASGYFVVAQDTGVANRNLVDAGADLNNGSGGLRLLKSGTLIDAVAYGTPSVGRGEGTPAPTTGAGSALARVPDGQDTGANSTDFRVQTATAGAANGGGTGGTPTGKTVLFDLTKHEDAGNADWRIDGAYSDYASALRGLGYTVQTLTGSAITSTALSGARVLVIAEPQNPFSDSERAAIQSFVQNGGGLFMISDHRDSDRDSDGWDSPEAFDGWDGSTPASVGSNLQRSLDSDTLFGLRHSFNSSFSDPVYTATPTSPTHPIVVGGAGSGDDVASAGVYVGTSIDVLGGTGVLGTGGRTYLGVNTVGAGRVAAWGDTSTFSDGTFSDGTTNQYQNWGNLSNANLGKNVVRWLAGDL; from the coding sequence GTGACCTCCCGCAGACGACTGCCCGCGCTTCTGACCCTCGCCCTGACCCTGGCCGCGTGTGGTGCGGTTCCCCAGGCCGGCCCCGAGGCGGCCCGCCCGGTCCTGGCCCCCCTCGCGGCGGCGGGCGAACCCGTGATCAACGAGCTGTACTACGACGCGCCGAGCACCGACACGGGCACCTTTATCGAGCTGCGCGGTCCGGCGGGCAAGAGCCTGAGCGGGTACACCCTGGCGGCCTATGACACGGCGGGCACGCAGTACCGCACGATCACCCTCTCGGGCACCATTCCGGCCAGCGGCTATTTCGTGGTGGCGCAGGACACGGGGGTGGCGAACCGGAATCTGGTGGACGCCGGGGCAGACCTGAACAACGGCAGCGGCGGCCTGCGCCTGCTGAAGTCGGGCACCTTGATCGACGCGGTCGCCTACGGCACCCCCAGCGTGGGCCGGGGCGAGGGCACGCCCGCCCCCACGACCGGCGCGGGGTCGGCCCTGGCCCGCGTGCCCGACGGGCAGGACACGGGCGCGAACAGCACCGACTTCCGGGTGCAGACGGCCACGGCGGGCGCGGCCAACGGCGGGGGAACGGGCGGCACCCCGACCGGGAAAACCGTGCTGTTCGACCTCACCAAGCACGAGGATGCCGGGAATGCCGACTGGCGCATCGACGGGGCGTACAGCGACTACGCCTCGGCGCTGCGGGGCCTGGGCTACACCGTGCAGACGCTGACGGGCAGCGCCATCACGTCCACCGCCCTGAGCGGGGCGCGGGTGCTGGTGATCGCTGAACCGCAGAACCCCTTTTCCGACAGCGAGCGCGCGGCCATCCAGAGCTTCGTGCAGAACGGCGGGGGCCTGTTCATGATCAGCGACCACCGAGACTCCGACCGCGACAGCGACGGCTGGGACAGCCCGGAGGCCTTCGACGGCTGGGACGGCAGCACCCCGGCCAGCGTGGGAAGCAACCTCCAGCGCAGCCTGGACAGTGACACCCTGTTCGGCCTGCGGCATTCCTTCAACTCCAGTTTCAGCGACCCCGTCTACACGGCCACGCCCACCAGCCCCACGCACCCCATCGTGGTCGGCGGCGCGGGCAGCGGGGACGACGTGGCGAGCGCGGGCGTGTACGTGGGCACCAGCATCGACGTGCTGGGCGGCACCGGCGTGCTGGGCACGGGCGGCAGGACCTACCTGGGCGTGAACACGGTCGGCGCGGGCCGCGTGGCCGCCTGGGGCGACACCAGCACCTTCAGCGACGGGACGTTCAGCGACGGCACCACGAACCAGTACCAGAACTGGGGGAACCTCAGCAACGCCAACCTCGGAAAGAACGTGGTGCGCTGGCTGGCCGGCGACCTGTAG
- the pheS gene encoding phenylalanine--tRNA ligase subunit alpha, whose amino-acid sequence MREEALQAIQAAPDLAALQAVKTRYVGKSGLVTKELGSLGKLPPEERKARGAEINALRQAIDTALTEREAVLKRAALDAKLASEALDVTLPGLGLPAGGLHPISRVYDDLIHIYERMGYAVVEGPEVEDEHHNFEALNVPWYHPARDLQDTFWLEDGRLLRTHTSPMQIRYMVDHEPPLKIVVRGKVYRYEATDATHEAMFHQLEGLVVGDGISMADLKGTIAEMARGLYGPSAKVRFQPSYYPFVEPGADFAVWWENPRGESKWLELGGCGMVHPNVFRAVDDLREAAGKERVYEGKTGFAFGLGPERIAMLKYGIPDIRYFYANDPRVMGQFRGELG is encoded by the coding sequence ATGAGAGAAGAAGCCCTGCAAGCCATCCAGGCCGCCCCCGACCTCGCCGCCCTGCAAGCCGTCAAGACGAGATACGTGGGCAAGAGCGGCCTCGTGACGAAGGAACTCGGTTCGCTCGGCAAGCTCCCGCCCGAGGAACGCAAGGCCAGGGGCGCGGAAATCAACGCGCTGCGCCAGGCCATCGACACCGCCCTGACGGAACGCGAGGCGGTGCTGAAACGTGCCGCGCTGGACGCCAAACTCGCCTCGGAAGCCCTCGACGTGACCCTGCCCGGCCTGGGCCTGCCGGCGGGTGGCCTGCACCCCATCAGCCGCGTGTACGACGACCTGATTCACATCTACGAGCGGATGGGGTATGCGGTGGTCGAGGGACCGGAGGTCGAGGACGAGCACCACAACTTCGAGGCGCTGAACGTGCCGTGGTACCACCCTGCCCGCGACCTGCAAGACACCTTCTGGCTGGAGGACGGCCGCCTGCTGCGCACCCACACCAGCCCCATGCAAATCCGCTACATGGTGGACCACGAGCCGCCCCTCAAAATCGTGGTGCGCGGCAAGGTCTACCGCTACGAGGCCACCGACGCCACCCACGAGGCGATGTTCCACCAGCTCGAAGGTCTGGTCGTGGGCGACGGCATCAGCATGGCCGACCTCAAGGGCACGATTGCCGAGATGGCCCGCGGGCTGTACGGGCCTTCAGCGAAGGTGCGCTTTCAGCCCTCCTACTACCCCTTCGTCGAACCCGGAGCCGACTTCGCGGTGTGGTGGGAAAATCCGCGCGGCGAGAGCAAGTGGCTGGAGCTGGGCGGCTGCGGCATGGTCCACCCCAACGTCTTCCGGGCCGTGGACGACCTGCGCGAGGCGGCGGGCAAGGAGCGCGTGTACGAGGGCAAGACCGGCTTCGCCTTCGGGCTGGGGCCGGAGCGCATCGCCATGCTGAAGTACGGGATTCCCGATATTCGCTACTTCTACGCGAACGACCCGCGGGTGATGGGGCAGTTCCGGGGGGAGCTGGGGTGA
- a CDS encoding four helix bundle protein: protein MRDYQELLVWQRAHALTLRVYEFTRTFPGEEHFGITSQVRRAVSSVAANIAEGCGRSGDTELARFLSIALGSLAETTYFLLLARDLDYLPHDDHDTLNREATEVRRMLIAFHRRLRPLESGEL, encoded by the coding sequence ATGCGCGACTATCAGGAACTTCTCGTCTGGCAACGCGCCCACGCCCTCACTCTGCGCGTGTATGAATTCACCCGGACCTTCCCTGGTGAAGAGCACTTCGGCATCACGAGTCAGGTGCGCCGCGCCGTCTCTTCTGTGGCCGCCAACATCGCTGAGGGCTGCGGCCGGAGCGGGGATACGGAACTCGCACGCTTTCTCAGCATTGCTCTCGGTTCCCTGGCTGAAACCACCTACTTTCTGCTGCTGGCGCGCGACCTCGATTACCTCCCGCACGATGACCATGACACCCTGAACAGGGAAGCGACGGAGGTCCGGCGCATGTTGATTGCCTTCCACCGTCGGCTCAGGCCGCTGGAAAGCGGTGAGCTATGA